The following nucleotide sequence is from Desulfovibrio sp. JC022.
GGTTAAGGCCCTGCGCGAAAAAACCGGCGTAGGAATGATGGATTGCAAAAAAGCTCTCGCTGAATGCGATGGTAATGAAGAAAAAGCAATCAAACACCTGCGTGAAAAAGGTCTCGCCAAGGCTGCTAAGAAAGCAGGCCGCGCAACCAGCGAAGGTCTGGTTGGCACCTACACCCACAGCAACGGTAAACTCGTTGCTATGGTTGAACTCCAGTGCGAAACCGACTTCGTTGCTAAAGCTGAACAGTTCATCCAGCTTTCCAAAGACCTCGCTATGCAGGTTGCAGCAACCAGCCCGGTTTGTGTAAAGCCCGAAGATCTGCCTCAGGATCTGCTGGAAAAAGAAAAAGACATCTACCTCCAGCAGGCAATTGCTGAAGGCAAGCCTGAAAACATCGCTCAGAAGATTGTTGAAGGCCGTGTCAACAAATACTACAAAGAAGTATGCCTTCTTGAACAGCCCTTCATCAAGGACGACAAGAAGACCATTAAAGACCTTCTCAACGACACCATCGCAGTTCTCGGTGAGAACATGCAGATCGGCCGCTTCGCCCGCATCAACCTCGCGGAAGCAGTCGCTGAAGAAAGCGAAGCTGAATAAGACTTCATTAAAACGGGCCGCAAGGCCCGTTTTTTTTGTCCTTTTTTTAACAAGCAGATACGCACTTACCAAGGACAGGTTTGAAACAAACACCAATTGCCCCCCACAGCACCGGAACCCCGCGAAAACGAACTCCCCTTCACAAGCGAATCCAGCTAAGAAGACTGAAGGAAGTTCAGCGGTGGATATTTTTCTAAGCTCAAATCAATACGAACATGGTCGTATGGGTTTGAGCTTTTTAAAGGGGTAATTTTTACCTGATCGATTACCTGAAGCATGGTTTTTCTGGTAACATCGGGAAACGGAAAGAAAACCGATAACAACGATTTTAATACAGCCGGAACTGAAGGGAAGCCCCCTTGCGCGCCAACTAAATAAACTTACGGCTGCTTTATCTACTCATAACCGGACAAGATCCGCGGAAAAACGGGAGAAACTATGGACAAATTGCGCTATTCACGGGTAATGATCAAACTCAGCGGTGAGGCACTCGCAGGTGACCAGCAGTTCGGTATCCAACCTTCAGCAATCAGCCAGTTTGCAGGCGAGATTGCAGAAGTTGCAAAAAAAGGACTTCAGGTCGCTCTGGTTATCGGCGGCGGTAATATTTTTCGCGGCATGTCTGATTCTGCAAAAGGCATGGACCGCGCTTCCGCCGACTACATGGGAATGCTCGCAACCATCATGAACGCACTTGCTGTTCAGGATGCTCTCGAAAAAATGGGATGTGACACAAGGGTTATGTCTGCTATTCCCATGCAGGCCGTGGCCGAGCCTTATATCCGCCGCAGGGCCGTCCGCCACCTTGAAAAAGGAAGGGTGGTCATTTGTGCAGCCGGCACCGGTAACCCCTATTTCACTACCGATACCGCAGCAGCACTGAGGGCTATGGAACTGAAAACCGAGGCCATCATCAAGGCAACAAAGGTTGACGGTGTCTACGACAAAGACCCGATGAAGCACGACGATGCAGTAAAATTTGAATCTATCACCTACCTTGAAACTCTGGAAAAGAGACTGGGTGTAATGGACTCCACCGCCACTTCACTGGCTATGGACAACAACATGCCCATCATTGTTTTCAACCTTTTTGAGAAAGGAAACATTGAAAGGGTTGTGAAAGGTGAGCAGATCGGAACAATTGTTCACGGAGGATAATAATGATTAATGAAGTTCTTGCCGACGGCAAAAAAAGAATGGAAGGCGCGCTTACCTCGCTGGTAAACGATTTCGCAAAGCTGCGCACCGGTCGCGCGGCCACCTCGCTGGTGGATAACGTTTCCGTTGATTATTACGGAACCCCTACTCCCATCAACCAGATGGCTTCCGTTTCCATACCGGATTCCCGTACCATCTCCATCCAGCCCTGGGACAAAGGAGCTTTCCCTCTTATTGAGAAAGCCCTGCAACAGTCTGATCTCGGCCTGAACCCCGTTAATGACGGCATCATGCTGCGCATTACCATTCCGCCCCTCACTGAGGAACGCCGTAAGGATCTGGTAAAAATCGCTAAAAAGTACACTGAAGACTCCAAAATTGCTCTGCGCAACGTACGCCGCGATATGAATGACACCCTGAAAAAGCTGGAAAAGGACAAGGATATTTCCGAAGACGAACAGCGCAAAGCTCAGGATGATGTTCAAAAAATAACTGATGATTACGTTAAAAAGTGCGACGTAGCATGCGGCGATAAAGAAAAGGAAATTCTGGAAATCTAATACAATGATGCCCCGACATTTAGCCGTCATCATGGACGGCAATGGACGGTGGGCACAGGCCCGCGGACTTTCCAGAAGTGAAGGTCACCGGGCCGGAACAGAAGCGGCAAGAAACATCGTCACCCGGTGCCGTGAACTCGGCATCAAGCACCTGACCCTGTACACCTTTTCCAAGGAAAACTGGGCCAGACCGAAAGATGAAATCAGCACGCTTTTCGACCTGTTGACAGTCTTCCTGAAAAAGGAATTGTCCAGCCTGCGCGAGCAGGACATACGCCTGAAAATACTAGGGGAACTCTCTGAGTTCCCCTTCGGCGTGAGGCAGGTTGTGGCCCACACCATGAAAAAAACGGAAAATTGCAAGTCCATGACCCTCAATCTGGCCCTGAACTACTCAGGGCGGGACGAATTGGTGCGGGCCTGCAAAAAAATGGTTTCTGACGGTATCAGTGAAGACAAGATCACCGAGGAATCACTGTCCGACTACCTTTACACAGCCGGACAGCCGGACCCGGACCTGATTATACGCACCAGCGGAGAACAGAGGCTATCAAACTACCTGCTCTATCAGGCTGCATACTCGGAACTGTACTTTACTGATGTCTACTGGCCGGATTTTAGCCCTGAAGAGCTGGATAAGGCTCTTGATGATTATACACAGCGGCAACGCAGATTCGGTAAAACCAGCGAACAAGTATAAAACAAATCCCGTAGAGATTCTCTCTGCGGGATTTTTTAATGTCTTAATCCTCCCTCTTATAACCTTCTTCGACAAATTCTTTTTTTTATCGACAAAATCAGGTAAACTACTTTATTCTATCTAAAAAACATGCAATGAATTATGCTTGGAATGATTTCAATAATCTTCCAGCTGCATATACCTTAACAGCCAGCGCGTTCACATGAATACAGGGAGGTTTTTCATGTCATCAAGATTGGTTTCCATCCTGATAGTCTGCCTAACAGCCTGCTTGCTTGTAGCAGGATGTGTCCCCAAAAAGAATACGCAAAACAATGCGGTAAAAACAACAGTCAGAACTGAAACGGTTGTTGTTACCCCCATTGTAACAGGCAAAACCCTTCTAAAAAGCAATGTCCGCGAAGTGTCGTCATCTAAAGCTGATATAGTCGATATCCTCGCCAAAAATACGCAAGTGGAACTGATCGGGAAAAATGGCAACTGGTACAAAATCAAGCGCATGGACGACAGCGCAAAGGCCGGTTTCGTCTACCATAAACTGATCAACCTTGATTTCGGGAACTACCTCGGCACACGGGGCAGAAACAAAGAAAAAACAGTTGTCTATGCAGCCCCGAACAGAAAATCTCAGACCGTTCGGGTCATACAGCCGCAGACCACTTTTGACATCCTCGGTATTGAAAACAATTTTTACAAGATCAAAGGTGAAGACTTTGAGGGATACGCCCAGACCAAACTGTGTGTAGCCAATCCGCTCAGCCCTATTGCCAAAACAGAAACCAGGACTATCACCGTCAAAGCTGTTCCTGAAGATTCCGGTCCTACCAACATTGCAGCGGCTAAAAGAAAATCAGCTGTAACTCCGAAGCCCAAAAAAGAAAAAATTAAAATCAGGACCAGCAGCAAAACTAAAAAGAAAACCACTACCAAAAAAAGAAGCAGTGGGGATAATCAAGCTGCAATGGCCATATTCGGGGCATTCGCAAACGCCCTGCTCAGCGGCGGTGGACAGCAGAATATGCAGGCCCAGCAGCCTCAAAGCACCAACGACAGCATAATAGACATACTAAAAACTCTGGATGCAAGTAAGGAACTGGCCAAAAAAACAGTTGAAATACGCGAGCAGATGCTGGACGCACTGAACGAGACCCGCGCTCTGCAATCTTTGGTCGGTGCTACTGTCTCCGCCATGAACCAGAACTACAAGGCGGCAGCCGATACCGCGCGCGGGGTCAGCTCCACCGGTATGAAAAAAATATCCATCAAGGCTTTCATCAAAGACCTTTCATACGAACCCACTGACTCTATTGAAGGTGCGGCGATAAAAATTGCTCAAAACGGGAAGATGCTCAAGGCACTGGAAAGCCAGATCAAATCCGAGGCCTCGAACTTTTCACAGCTCAACGCCCAGCAGATCCAGAACCTTGACTCCATCATAAGCTCTTTTTCCAATAATCTGCACGCATCCAACGCACTCTATGACATGAGCATAGACAAATCAGGCAATATCATTCTGAGCATTGACCGGGCCATGGGCTCGTACGCAGCAAAAGGCGAGCAGATGAGTGCGGAAGTAGCCAAGCAATTAACAATCATCGGCCTGTCCATTGCCGAACTAGTCAACCAGATCAGTAATGCCCAGAACAATCCCATCGGTGCAATTGCGGCACTACCAAGACTGATGGACACTATGGACCAATTCCAGATAATGCAAAATCTGTTCAATGATTTTGAGGCCGATTTTAACTACATCGAACAAAACTCGGCTGTAATCACACAACAGGGACGGGACATAAGCAGTATAATTATGACCGCACGTCGTAAAAACACACAAGTCACAACCCTGCTTGAATCCTATTACCAGCAAAAACTGACCTTAAGCAGCAGGCTGAAAAAGAAACTCTCCAGCCAAGCTGCATCCGGCTTTAAGCAGGTGGAAGAAAAAGCTTCCTCTGTCGCTCTGGCCGAAGACATGTTAGATTAGAAAAAATGAAAGGAGTTTATTCATGAAAAAAGTACTTATGCTGATTCTCTGTGCCATGCTGCTTCTCGGATTTGCCGGTTGCGCTAAAAAATTCTCTCATGCTCAATCCGCCAAAACCTCCATGCATGACGTAGGCGAATCCGCCGAGGATCTGAAAGACGAAACTGAATCCTCCAAACACAAGACTGAAGATATCAAAGAAAAAGAAGCTCAAGATAACTTGCAGGGACACCAGTGGTAAAACTATGCTCCGCTTATTGTGTATAATTCCGGTTCTGCTGGCCATGCTAATCAGTCCTGCGTGGTCTGAGGCGAAAGAACTGTTCATCATTCCCTCCGCCATCGGCAAGGTACGCAATAAAGAAAAAGACCGCCACAAAACGGAACTGGGTATCATACTCAAAGATAAGCAATTCAAAAAAGTGCTGCGCAAAGGAGTCATCGGATTCCTGAAACGGGCAGCCGCAAAAAACGAAGGGGTGAAACTTAAAAGGGCCGGATTCGGAGATAAATTCGACCCTGAATCCATCCTTGTCCCCCTGCTCTTTGTGGATAACGTCATATCCTTTGTGGATGAATACGGTTCAGCGGAACAACGGCTTTATAAAGGACGGGTCTACATCGGCTTGAACTTCCTGCTTTTTCAGGCCAAGTCCGAATCGCTGGTTTATTCCGCCCCCATGCTCATTTCCGTTCCCTATCTGGATAAAACCAAGAACTTCAGCCTTGAACCTTTAGCCGGACAGATAAGGTCTTCCATTGTGGAATTCTTCACTGACCGTAAAAGGCTCAAAGCTGACGCGCAGGACGAGCTGGGTAAATGTCTAGCAAACATGGACTACCTGTTCTCAACCAAAACCTGCGCTATCAAAGATATCAATCTTTCCAAAGGAACGCTCAAACGCATCCGGAATCCGGCCAAATATAAATCACTGGCCCAGATGCTGGCTTCGCAGGCTCTTTCACAGGAAATGATGGTCCTGCCCCCCAAATCGAGATTTAACGCCATCCGCCGCGGCTTGCACGC
It contains:
- the tsf gene encoding translation elongation factor Ts, yielding MAITAQMVKALREKTGVGMMDCKKALAECDGNEEKAIKHLREKGLAKAAKKAGRATSEGLVGTYTHSNGKLVAMVELQCETDFVAKAEQFIQLSKDLAMQVAATSPVCVKPEDLPQDLLEKEKDIYLQQAIAEGKPENIAQKIVEGRVNKYYKEVCLLEQPFIKDDKKTIKDLLNDTIAVLGENMQIGRFARINLAEAVAEESEAE
- the pyrH gene encoding UMP kinase; this translates as MDKLRYSRVMIKLSGEALAGDQQFGIQPSAISQFAGEIAEVAKKGLQVALVIGGGNIFRGMSDSAKGMDRASADYMGMLATIMNALAVQDALEKMGCDTRVMSAIPMQAVAEPYIRRRAVRHLEKGRVVICAAGTGNPYFTTDTAAALRAMELKTEAIIKATKVDGVYDKDPMKHDDAVKFESITYLETLEKRLGVMDSTATSLAMDNNMPIIVFNLFEKGNIERVVKGEQIGTIVHGG
- the frr gene encoding ribosome recycling factor — translated: MINEVLADGKKRMEGALTSLVNDFAKLRTGRAATSLVDNVSVDYYGTPTPINQMASVSIPDSRTISIQPWDKGAFPLIEKALQQSDLGLNPVNDGIMLRITIPPLTEERRKDLVKIAKKYTEDSKIALRNVRRDMNDTLKKLEKDKDISEDEQRKAQDDVQKITDDYVKKCDVACGDKEKEILEI
- a CDS encoding isoprenyl transferase, translating into MMPRHLAVIMDGNGRWAQARGLSRSEGHRAGTEAARNIVTRCRELGIKHLTLYTFSKENWARPKDEISTLFDLLTVFLKKELSSLREQDIRLKILGELSEFPFGVRQVVAHTMKKTENCKSMTLNLALNYSGRDELVRACKKMVSDGISEDKITEESLSDYLYTAGQPDPDLIIRTSGEQRLSNYLLYQAAYSELYFTDVYWPDFSPEELDKALDDYTQRQRRFGKTSEQV
- a CDS encoding SH3 domain-containing protein, whose amino-acid sequence is MSSRLVSILIVCLTACLLVAGCVPKKNTQNNAVKTTVRTETVVVTPIVTGKTLLKSNVREVSSSKADIVDILAKNTQVELIGKNGNWYKIKRMDDSAKAGFVYHKLINLDFGNYLGTRGRNKEKTVVYAAPNRKSQTVRVIQPQTTFDILGIENNFYKIKGEDFEGYAQTKLCVANPLSPIAKTETRTITVKAVPEDSGPTNIAAAKRKSAVTPKPKKEKIKIRTSSKTKKKTTTKKRSSGDNQAAMAIFGAFANALLSGGGQQNMQAQQPQSTNDSIIDILKTLDASKELAKKTVEIREQMLDALNETRALQSLVGATVSAMNQNYKAAADTARGVSSTGMKKISIKAFIKDLSYEPTDSIEGAAIKIAQNGKMLKALESQIKSEASNFSQLNAQQIQNLDSIISSFSNNLHASNALYDMSIDKSGNIILSIDRAMGSYAAKGEQMSAEVAKQLTIIGLSIAELVNQISNAQNNPIGAIAALPRLMDTMDQFQIMQNLFNDFEADFNYIEQNSAVITQQGRDISSIIMTARRKNTQVTTLLESYYQQKLTLSSRLKKKLSSQAASGFKQVEEKASSVALAEDMLD